In Sorghum bicolor cultivar BTx623 chromosome 8, Sorghum_bicolor_NCBIv3, whole genome shotgun sequence, one genomic interval encodes:
- the LOC110437550 gene encoding uncharacterized protein LOC110437550, translated as MKGRPPFFSHSADPMQAEDWLKAVEKQLVIAQCNDREKVLYGSGQLQGAAQDWWDSYCFAHQDPDTITWDEFKVAFKTHHVPAGLVKLKKEFLSLKQGSMTVCEYRDKFTQLSRYCPNEVENDEDKQDHFLEGLNDGLSYMMSNVKYASFQEMVDRALVLESKRRKMEDKKRKYNSSQQQAGASRPRYNNQQGPQSRPAY; from the coding sequence atgaagggacgtccaccgttcttctctcactcagctgatcctatgcaagctgaggattggcttaaagctgtggagaagcagctggtcattgctcagtgcaatgacagGGAGAAGGTTCTGTATGGCTCTGGGCAGCTTCAGGGAGCCGCACAGGACTGGTGGGATTCATATTGCTTTGCACATCAGGACCCGGATACTATCACTTGGGATGAGTTCAAGGTCGCCTTCAAGACTCATCATGTGCCTGCTGGATTGGTGAAGTTGAAGAAGGAGTTTCTGTCTCTGAAGCAGGGCTCCATGACAGTTTGTGAGTACCGTGACAAGTTCACTCAGTTGTCGCGGTATTGCCCCAATgaagtggagaatgatgaagacaagCAAGATCACTTTCTGGAAGGTTTGAATGATGGTCTGTCCTACATGATGTCGAATGTCAAGTACGCCAGTTTCCAGGAGATGGTGGACAGGGCATTGGTGCTTGAGAGCAAGCGCCGTAAGATGgaggacaagaagaggaagtataaCTCCTCTCAGCAGCAGGCTGGTGCCAGTCGTCCCCGTTACAACAACCAGCAGGGCCCTCAGTCTCGCCCTGCATATTAG